From a region of the Candidatus Rhabdochlamydia porcellionis genome:
- the speD gene encoding adenosylmethionine decarboxylase: MSSFQESSPLSKDHFIEKNGMCYAGMHLIIDLWEAVHLDNLEIMKNALHECVIACKATLLHLHLHQFEPNGGISGIAILAESHISIHSWPEKKYAAIDLFMCGNSQPFLSLPILKKIFQPKYISLNEQMRGILND; the protein is encoded by the coding sequence ATCATCCCCATTAAGTAAAGATCATTTTATTGAAAAAAATGGTATGTGTTATGCAGGGATGCATCTGATTATAGATCTTTGGGAAGCCGTTCATCTAGATAATCTCGAAATCATGAAAAATGCTTTGCATGAGTGCGTTATTGCTTGTAAGGCAACTCTTTTACATTTACATCTACATCAGTTTGAACCAAATGGCGGAATTAGCGGCATTGCTATTTTAGCAGAGTCGCATATAAGCATTCATTCTTGGCCCGAAAAAAAATATGCCGCTATTGATCTGTTCATGTGTGGTAACAGCCAACCGTTCTTAAGCCTCCCTATTTTAAAGAAGATTTTTCAACCTAAATATATTTCACTTAACGAGCAAATGCGAGGTATTCTTAATGACTAA